Proteins encoded together in one Thermococcus barophilus MP window:
- a CDS encoding aromatic amino acid transport family protein has protein sequence MKKLSLAEASAILIGTQIGAGVLGLPYALKDTGLLGIIIVIATGLLTLLTALFVLDLAAHSDGTLSKIAEAYLGKIGGYLMFLSISVLSYGALIAYIAGSGDILSSLFGINEKTGALIFWFVMSLIVFLGLKASGEAELLLNFLLLGALTLAIALVMPKADVSNLTKIDYSAITKGIGVAVFAYVSHMVVPEMLKGLGDVKKTTKAVLIGYLVPMVFYAFFVLAFVGTFGSKTPELATSALEQLYGRLGSVLGLILPLAAISTSYIGIGLAQMDNMKEIFGIKRSHAWLLTVIPPLLVYFAGLNSFVNALWMAGTFGGLLYAGILPTVMYIKAKKIHRKLHLPIPHSFVYLSGLVFFLVFIYSILSV, from the coding sequence ATGAAGAAGCTGAGCTTAGCAGAGGCGAGCGCGATCTTAATCGGAACTCAAATCGGAGCGGGAGTTTTGGGATTGCCTTATGCTCTGAAGGATACTGGGCTTTTGGGGATCATCATCGTTATTGCAACAGGACTGCTAACATTGCTCACAGCGCTGTTTGTTCTTGATTTAGCCGCTCACAGTGACGGAACTCTCTCTAAGATTGCTGAGGCTTATTTGGGAAAAATTGGCGGATATCTTATGTTTTTGAGCATCTCTGTGCTAAGCTATGGAGCTTTGATCGCTTACATAGCTGGAAGTGGAGACATTCTGTCCTCCCTTTTTGGGATTAATGAAAAAACCGGAGCCCTGATATTCTGGTTTGTAATGAGCTTAATAGTCTTTCTTGGTTTAAAAGCATCTGGAGAAGCCGAGCTTCTGCTGAACTTCCTTTTGTTGGGCGCTCTAACCCTCGCAATAGCACTTGTTATGCCCAAAGCCGATGTCTCAAACTTAACGAAGATTGATTATTCAGCTATAACAAAAGGTATTGGTGTTGCTGTATTTGCCTATGTAAGTCATATGGTTGTTCCAGAGATGCTAAAAGGTTTGGGAGATGTGAAGAAGACCACAAAAGCCGTCCTTATTGGATATCTTGTCCCTATGGTGTTCTACGCTTTCTTTGTACTGGCATTTGTTGGCACTTTTGGATCAAAGACTCCAGAATTGGCAACTTCAGCCCTTGAGCAGCTCTATGGGAGATTGGGCAGCGTTTTGGGCTTAATTCTTCCTTTGGCAGCAATAAGCACCAGTTACATTGGAATTGGTCTGGCACAGATGGACAACATGAAGGAGATATTTGGCATTAAAAGGTCTCATGCATGGCTTTTAACCGTGATTCCACCACTGCTTGTATACTTTGCTGGGCTGAACAGCTTCGTCAACGCTCTCTGGATGGCCGGAACCTTCGGCGGCTTGCTTTATGCGGGCATTCTGCCAACAGTAATGTATATAAAAGCGAAAAAGATTCATAGAAAGCTGCATCTTCCAATCCCTCATAGTTTTGTTTACCTTTCAGGCTTGGTGTTCTTTTTGGTGTTCATTTACTCGATTTTATCTGTGTAA
- a CDS encoding phosphorylating glyceraldehyde-3-phosphate dehydrogenase, with protein MKVKVGINGYGTIGKRVAYAITKQDDMALIGVTKTKPDFEAYRAKELGIPVYAASEEFLPRFEKAGFEVAGTLEDLLQKVDVIVDATPGGMGAKNKPIYEKYGVKAVFQGGEKADVAEVSFVAQANYEKALGKSYVRVVSCNTTGLTRTLSAIQEYIDYVYAVMIRRAADPNDIKRGPINAIKPTVEVPSHHGPDVQTVIPINIETTAFVVPTTIMHVHSIMVELKKPITKKDVIDIFENTTRVLLFEKEKGFDSTAQLIEFARDLHREWNNLYEIAVWKESINVKGNRLFYIQAVHQESDVVPENIDAIRAMFELADKWESIKKTNNSLGILK; from the coding sequence GTGAAAGTTAAGGTGGGAATTAACGGTTACGGGACAATAGGGAAGAGAGTAGCTTACGCTATCACAAAGCAAGATGATATGGCACTTATAGGTGTAACAAAGACAAAGCCAGACTTCGAAGCTTACAGGGCAAAGGAGCTCGGCATTCCAGTATATGCGGCATCAGAGGAATTTTTGCCAAGGTTTGAAAAAGCCGGCTTTGAAGTTGCCGGAACTTTAGAAGATTTGCTTCAAAAAGTTGATGTTATCGTTGATGCAACTCCAGGGGGAATGGGGGCGAAGAATAAGCCGATTTATGAAAAGTATGGGGTTAAGGCAGTGTTTCAAGGTGGAGAAAAGGCTGATGTTGCGGAGGTTTCCTTCGTTGCTCAGGCAAATTATGAGAAAGCTCTCGGAAAGAGCTACGTTAGAGTGGTTTCGTGCAACACAACCGGATTAACAAGGACGCTAAGTGCGATTCAAGAGTACATTGACTACGTTTACGCTGTGATGATTAGGAGAGCTGCTGATCCTAATGACATCAAGAGGGGTCCAATCAACGCAATAAAGCCAACCGTTGAAGTTCCATCCCATCACGGGCCAGATGTTCAAACAGTTATTCCAATAAACATTGAGACGACAGCTTTTGTTGTGCCAACGACGATAATGCACGTCCACTCAATAATGGTTGAGCTGAAGAAGCCAATCACCAAGAAAGATGTAATCGATATCTTTGAGAACACCACGAGGGTTCTGCTCTTTGAAAAAGAGAAAGGGTTTGATAGCACTGCCCAGCTGATAGAATTTGCAAGGGATTTACACAGAGAATGGAACAACCTCTACGAAATAGCTGTCTGGAAGGAGAGCATAAACGTTAAGGGCAACAGGCTGTTCTACATTCAAGCAGTTCATCAGGAGAGCGACGTTGTACCAGAGAACATCGACGCAATCAGAGCAATGTTTGAATTAGCTGATAAGTGGGAGAGTATAAAGAAGACGAACAATAGCTTGGGAATTTTGAAGTGA
- a CDS encoding molybdopterin-binding protein, translating into MFAEVLTIGDELLTGHTVDSNSAYIAQRLTEKGYWVRRKTTVGDDVEEIKTVIREILSRKPSVLIISGGLGPTHDDVTMLAVAEALGRKLILREDCLKRIEEFYRELYEKGLIDDPKLNEARKKMAYLPEGAEPLKNTEGAAPGAYIEHEGVKIFVLPGMPREMKAMLENEVLPKLGERKFIQRKLLAEITDESKLAPILNETLKRFPVKIHSSPKGFGKYIGIILFGEDEESIEKAKKFMEEKGIRFEEGW; encoded by the coding sequence GTGTTCGCTGAAGTCCTCACGATTGGTGATGAGCTCTTAACTGGGCACACCGTTGACAGCAACTCCGCTTACATTGCTCAGAGATTAACAGAGAAAGGTTACTGGGTGAGGAGAAAAACGACTGTAGGAGACGATGTTGAGGAGATAAAAACTGTAATCAGGGAGATACTCTCAAGAAAGCCCTCTGTACTGATTATCTCCGGAGGATTGGGACCGACACATGATGATGTTACAATGCTTGCCGTGGCAGAGGCTTTGGGCAGAAAGCTCATTTTGAGGGAAGACTGTCTGAAGAGAATTGAGGAATTCTACCGTGAGCTTTATGAGAAAGGCCTCATAGATGATCCAAAGCTAAATGAAGCACGTAAAAAGATGGCTTACCTTCCTGAGGGCGCTGAGCCTTTGAAAAATACAGAAGGCGCTGCTCCGGGAGCTTACATCGAGCACGAAGGCGTTAAAATCTTTGTTCTGCCCGGGATGCCGAGGGAAATGAAAGCTATGCTTGAGAACGAAGTTCTTCCAAAGCTTGGTGAAAGGAAGTTCATTCAGAGAAAGCTGCTGGCAGAAATTACAGATGAGTCAAAACTTGCCCCAATTTTGAATGAAACTTTAAAGCGTTTTCCTGTGAAGATTCACTCCTCACCGAAGGGCTTTGGAAAATATATAGGTATAATTCTCTTTGGTGAGGATGAAGAGAGCATAGAAAAGGCTAAAAAGTTCATGGAGGAAAAAGGGATAAGGTTTGAGGAAGGCTGGTGA
- a CDS encoding translation initiation factor eIF-2B alpha/beta/delta subunit family protein (eIF-2BA; catalyzes the binding of GTP to IF2), which produces MLPREVQAIIEEMKAERIRGASYLAKRGAEAYLKLAEVLTGEELFEALKEMRNEIISVNPTMASLYNLVRFIPLTNNPEFIRAKAEEFIKLSEEAKREIGNIGSELIDENEVIITHSFSSTVFEILKAAKMKGKRFKVILTESAPDYEGLALAKELEKLDISFEVITDAQLGLFAKKATLALVGADNITRDGCVINKAGTYLLALACHDNAVPFYVAAESFKVHPELKADDVEIVERKFKRNHFLIRNYLFDITPWKYVRGIITELGILVPPKEV; this is translated from the coding sequence ATGCTTCCCCGAGAGGTCCAGGCAATCATAGAGGAAATGAAAGCTGAGCGAATTCGAGGGGCAAGCTACTTAGCCAAAAGAGGTGCCGAGGCTTACCTAAAGCTTGCTGAGGTTTTGACTGGAGAAGAGCTTTTTGAGGCTTTGAAGGAAATGCGCAATGAAATTATTAGTGTAAATCCCACGATGGCTTCTCTCTACAACTTGGTTCGTTTTATTCCTTTGACAAACAATCCGGAGTTCATTAGAGCGAAAGCTGAGGAGTTCATAAAGCTTAGTGAAGAAGCAAAAAGGGAGATCGGCAATATCGGAAGCGAGCTGATTGATGAAAACGAGGTAATAATCACACACTCCTTTTCTTCAACAGTTTTTGAGATTTTAAAGGCAGCAAAGATGAAGGGTAAGCGCTTTAAGGTGATTCTCACGGAGAGTGCTCCGGATTATGAGGGTTTAGCTTTAGCTAAAGAGCTTGAGAAGCTCGATATTTCATTTGAGGTTATCACAGATGCCCAGCTCGGGCTCTTTGCAAAGAAAGCGACTTTAGCGTTAGTTGGGGCTGACAACATAACCCGAGATGGCTGTGTGATAAACAAAGCTGGCACGTATCTTTTGGCATTGGCTTGTCATGATAACGCTGTTCCTTTTTACGTTGCGGCTGAGAGCTTTAAGGTTCATCCGGAGCTTAAGGCTGATGACGTTGAGATTGTGGAAAGAAAATTCAAGAGAAATCACTTTCTGATAAGGAACTATCTCTTTGATATAACACCTTGGAAATATGTCAGGGGAATTATTACGGAGCTTGGGATTTTGGTGCCGCCGAAGGAGGTTTAG
- a CDS encoding DUF5615 family PIN-like protein, with translation MWIVVDPEICHGKPVFKGTRILVSDVLEMIAAGMSIEEILKEYPQLSEEMIREAIEYAARLIRENIMSLRFLLHAVHVPKGAKDSEVAKIAKSTNSILLTRDSDFANTLMYPRTSSLGSFFLKHILRSQKT, from the coding sequence ATGTGGATAGTTGTTGATCCCGAAATCTGTCATGGAAAACCTGTTTTTAAAGGAACAAGGATACTGGTTAGTGATGTACTTGAGATGATAGCTGCTGGTATGAGCATTGAGGAAATACTTAAAGAGTATCCACAGCTAAGCGAGGAAATGATAAGAGAGGCTATTGAATACGCAGCAAGGCTCATACGGGAGAATATAATGTCGTTAAGGTTTCTACTTCATGCAGTGCATGTCCCTAAAGGAGCCAAAGATTCAGAAGTTGCAAAAATAGCTAAGAGTACAAATTCAATCCTTCTGACTCGTGATTCTGATTTTGCCAACACTCTAATGTATCCCCGCACGAGTTCCCTGGGATCATTCTTCTTAAAACACATCCTCCGATCCCAAAAGACATGA
- a CDS encoding aspartate/glutamate racemase family protein, whose translation MKKIGIIGGMSPESTLYYYKKFIEISREKFEPYFYPELIIYSINFREFKDNPEGWEGRKKILINAAKALERAGAEVIGISANTSHIVFPDVQRAVNVEMVSIIDAVAEEAKRRGLRKLLLLGTKTTMTMSFYKEALKEKGFDVIVPSENEIEEINRIIFEELMFENLNSKLWLIELIERYVERREIEGVILGCTELPLAIKPEDVSAEVLDTAEIHVRALIEKALG comes from the coding sequence ATGAAAAAGATAGGGATAATCGGTGGAATGAGTCCAGAATCAACTCTCTACTATTACAAAAAGTTCATCGAAATCTCAAGAGAAAAGTTTGAGCCATATTTTTATCCGGAGCTGATAATTTACAGCATCAACTTCAGGGAGTTTAAGGATAATCCCGAGGGCTGGGAAGGGAGAAAGAAAATCCTAATAAACGCGGCAAAAGCATTAGAACGTGCTGGTGCTGAGGTAATTGGGATTTCAGCAAACACTTCCCACATAGTGTTTCCCGATGTTCAAAGAGCCGTAAACGTTGAAATGGTCAGCATAATTGATGCAGTTGCTGAGGAAGCTAAAAGAAGAGGGTTAAGAAAGCTTCTTCTTTTAGGAACCAAAACCACAATGACAATGTCTTTCTACAAGGAAGCTCTCAAAGAGAAGGGCTTTGATGTAATAGTGCCAAGTGAAAATGAGATTGAGGAAATAAACAGGATCATATTTGAAGAGCTTATGTTTGAGAACTTAAACAGCAAACTATGGCTCATTGAGCTGATTGAAAGGTATGTAGAGAGAAGAGAAATCGAAGGCGTTATCTTAGGATGCACAGAGCTTCCATTGGCTATAAAACCAGAGGATGTTAGTGCTGAAGTTCTTGATACCGCTGAAATCCACGTTAGAGCACTGATTGAAAAAGCTTTGGGATGA
- the coaBC gene encoding bifunctional phosphopantothenoylcysteine decarboxylase/phosphopantothenate--cysteine ligase CoaBC, with amino-acid sequence MLHHVKLIYATKSRKLVGRKIVLAIPGSIAAVECVKLARELIRHGAEVHAVMSESAQKIIHPYAMEFATGNPVVTEITGFIEHVELCGEHENKADLVLVCPATANTISKIACGIDDTPVTTVVTTAFAHTPIMIAPAMHSSMYEHPIVKENIEKLKKLGVEFIGPKFEEGKAKVASIDEIVYRVIKKLHKKDLKGKRVLVTAGATREYIDPIRFITNKSSGKMGVALAEEADFRGAEVTLIKTKGSVPSFVGNQIEVETVEEMLHAIENELMSKKYDVVILAAAVSDFKPKEKAEKKIKSGQTLILELVPTPKIIQRVKEIQPDVFLVGFKAEYGVSEEELIAQARNQIEKAKSDVVIANKGEIAFGSEENEVYWVTKDKVEKFPRMNKRELAEKIWDKIVEML; translated from the coding sequence ATGCTCCATCACGTCAAGCTGATTTATGCGACCAAAAGCAGAAAGCTTGTTGGCAGGAAAATTGTTCTCGCAATTCCTGGGAGCATAGCAGCAGTTGAGTGTGTAAAGCTGGCGAGAGAGCTGATAAGGCATGGAGCAGAGGTTCATGCTGTCATGAGCGAAAGCGCCCAGAAAATAATTCATCCCTATGCAATGGAGTTTGCAACTGGAAATCCTGTAGTTACTGAGATTACCGGATTTATAGAGCATGTTGAGCTTTGTGGTGAGCATGAGAACAAAGCGGATTTAGTTTTAGTGTGCCCAGCAACTGCAAACACAATTTCAAAGATAGCATGCGGCATTGATGACACTCCAGTAACAACAGTTGTTACAACAGCTTTTGCCCACACACCAATAATGATAGCTCCTGCTATGCATTCAAGCATGTATGAACATCCAATAGTAAAGGAGAACATAGAGAAGCTCAAAAAGCTTGGTGTCGAGTTCATAGGACCAAAATTCGAGGAGGGGAAAGCAAAAGTTGCCAGCATTGACGAAATCGTTTACCGCGTTATTAAAAAGCTCCACAAGAAAGATTTGAAAGGTAAGAGAGTTTTAGTAACAGCAGGGGCCACAAGGGAATACATTGATCCAATAAGGTTCATCACAAACAAAAGCTCTGGAAAAATGGGCGTTGCTCTGGCGGAAGAAGCTGACTTCAGAGGAGCTGAGGTGACTTTAATCAAAACTAAGGGGAGTGTGCCAAGCTTTGTAGGGAATCAAATTGAGGTTGAGACCGTTGAAGAAATGCTGCATGCAATAGAAAATGAGCTGATGAGTAAAAAATACGATGTCGTAATCTTAGCTGCCGCTGTCAGCGATTTCAAGCCAAAAGAAAAGGCTGAAAAGAAGATAAAGAGCGGACAGACACTCATTTTGGAATTAGTCCCAACCCCAAAGATAATCCAGAGGGTAAAAGAAATTCAGCCAGATGTGTTCTTGGTTGGATTTAAGGCTGAATATGGTGTTAGTGAGGAAGAGCTTATTGCTCAAGCAAGAAACCAGATTGAGAAAGCCAAAAGCGATGTTGTGATTGCCAACAAAGGCGAGATCGCCTTTGGCAGCGAAGAAAATGAGGTTTACTGGGTTACAAAGGATAAAGTCGAAAAGTTCCCGAGAATGAACAAGAGAGAATTGGCTGAAAAGATCTGGGACAAAATTGTTGAGATGCTTTGA
- the fdhF gene encoding formate dehydrogenase subunit alpha: MKSVICPYCGFGCRLRVNPETLTVIPDKTSPVNRGRICPKGLRATEFAVHRDRLKKPLKAVGRKFIPISWSQAIGEISHKLLEIRELYGPDAVAFIASSKCSNEENYLLQKIARLFGTNNIDNCARLCHESSVHALKATLGMGVQTNPYEDLEKFNAILIWGYNPAETHPVVMHYISEAKRRNAKVIVVDVRETMSSEWADYFLKIIPGTDIVLANAIMHVIIRDELYDEEFVENMTKGFNEIRMAVRKYTPEYAERITGIRSEIIEEVAKAFALAGSGAVMWGMGITQHVSGVDNVLALIDLALLLGYVGEKGGLYPMRGQNNVQGAAYMGALSEYLPGYVELTDMEFRRRVTRIWNTDKIPTERGLYLTEFFDAIAKGEVLALYVMGENPAVSEANSRKVVEALKKLELLVVQDIFPTKTSRYAHYILPAAAFCEKEGSYMNSERRIQWSSKVCDPPGDAKPDWEILTLLGKALGLPSFDYKMVEEITAEYFKLFPELEDREIEELKTPEGVIIPKKRLHTWSFATPDGKAHFKAVEYILPWETPDDEYPFILVTMRTMNSYNTGEMSLRSPSLAKLMKAPMAEISKEDAKRLGIRDGELIIIETRRGRIRIKAKIGDIKSGVVAVPFHSKVNRITSDALNKAGTPELKFSACKVYKA, translated from the coding sequence ATGAAAAGCGTGATCTGTCCTTATTGTGGCTTTGGATGCAGACTTCGGGTTAATCCTGAGACCCTCACAGTCATTCCAGATAAAACATCTCCAGTGAACAGAGGTAGAATATGTCCAAAAGGGTTGAGAGCCACTGAGTTTGCTGTTCATAGAGATCGCTTGAAGAAGCCCCTCAAGGCAGTTGGTAGAAAGTTTATTCCAATTTCATGGTCCCAGGCTATTGGGGAAATTTCTCACAAACTTTTAGAGATCAGAGAGCTGTATGGGCCAGATGCTGTTGCATTCATAGCCTCTTCAAAGTGCTCGAATGAGGAGAATTATCTCCTTCAGAAAATTGCTCGACTTTTCGGAACAAATAATATTGACAATTGTGCTCGTCTTTGTCACGAAAGCTCTGTTCATGCATTAAAGGCAACCCTTGGAATGGGTGTTCAGACCAATCCTTATGAGGATCTGGAGAAATTCAATGCAATTTTAATTTGGGGCTACAATCCAGCGGAAACACATCCGGTAGTTATGCACTATATCTCTGAGGCAAAGAGGAGAAATGCTAAGGTCATAGTTGTTGATGTTAGAGAAACAATGAGCTCCGAATGGGCTGATTATTTCCTTAAAATAATTCCAGGAACCGATATTGTTTTGGCAAATGCGATTATGCATGTCATAATACGCGATGAACTCTATGATGAAGAATTCGTTGAGAATATGACAAAGGGATTCAATGAGATCAGAATGGCGGTAAGGAAATACACCCCAGAATACGCGGAGAGGATAACTGGAATACGCTCGGAGATAATAGAAGAAGTCGCAAAGGCATTTGCACTGGCAGGCAGTGGGGCGGTGATGTGGGGTATGGGAATCACACAGCATGTTAGCGGGGTCGACAATGTTCTTGCACTTATAGATCTGGCACTTCTGCTCGGGTATGTGGGTGAGAAGGGAGGACTCTATCCGATGAGAGGGCAGAATAATGTTCAAGGTGCTGCTTATATGGGAGCGTTAAGTGAGTATCTCCCTGGGTATGTTGAACTTACAGACATGGAGTTTAGGAGAAGAGTGACAAGAATCTGGAATACGGATAAGATACCGACGGAGAGAGGGCTTTATCTTACAGAATTCTTTGATGCAATTGCAAAGGGAGAAGTTCTCGCTTTATATGTCATGGGCGAGAATCCAGCCGTCAGTGAAGCAAACTCCAGAAAAGTTGTAGAAGCCCTGAAGAAACTTGAACTTCTGGTTGTACAGGATATATTCCCAACTAAAACATCCAGATATGCCCATTATATTCTTCCCGCGGCTGCATTTTGTGAAAAAGAGGGCAGTTACATGAACAGTGAAAGGAGAATTCAGTGGAGCTCTAAGGTCTGTGATCCTCCCGGAGACGCTAAACCCGACTGGGAGATTCTAACTCTGCTTGGAAAGGCACTTGGACTTCCTTCTTTCGACTATAAGATGGTGGAAGAAATAACGGCTGAGTACTTTAAACTCTTTCCGGAACTTGAGGATAGAGAGATTGAAGAACTGAAAACACCGGAAGGGGTGATTATACCGAAGAAGAGACTCCACACATGGAGCTTTGCGACTCCTGATGGGAAAGCTCATTTCAAAGCAGTGGAATATATATTACCATGGGAAACTCCAGATGACGAATATCCTTTTATTCTTGTGACAATGAGAACCATGAACAGCTATAACACTGGAGAAATGAGTTTAAGAAGCCCTTCTCTGGCAAAACTGATGAAGGCGCCCATGGCGGAAATCAGTAAGGAGGATGCAAAAAGGCTTGGGATTCGTGACGGTGAGCTTATTATTATAGAAACCAGAAGGGGCAGGATAAGAATAAAGGCGAAGATAGGGGATATTAAAAGTGGTGTTGTAGCTGTACCTTTCCATTCCAAGGTGAACAGAATAACAAGTGATGCTTTAAATAAAGCAGGAACTCCGGAGCTTAAATTCTCCGCATGCAAAGTTTATAAAGCCTAA
- a CDS encoding DUF190 domain-containing protein — translation MVEVEHWNTLRLKIYIGENDSYKGKPLYKAIVERLREMGIAGATVYRGILGFGKKSKMHSADVLRLSTDLPIVIEAVDRGYKIEEAICKIKPMIKDGMITVEPVIVVWVGTEEEVRKFEDDAVRES, via the coding sequence TTGGTCGAGGTAGAGCACTGGAACACGCTTAGATTGAAGATATACATCGGGGAAAATGATTCCTACAAAGGTAAACCTCTCTACAAAGCAATAGTGGAGAGGTTAAGAGAGATGGGAATTGCTGGAGCAACTGTATACAGAGGGATTCTGGGATTTGGCAAGAAAAGCAAAATGCATTCTGCCGACGTGCTGAGACTGTCAACCGATTTGCCCATAGTAATAGAAGCTGTTGATAGGGGATACAAAATAGAGGAGGCAATCTGCAAAATAAAACCAATGATAAAGGACGGCATGATAACAGTTGAACCGGTAATAGTGGTCTGGGTAGGTACAGAGGAAGAGGTAAGAAAGTTTGAAGATGATGCAGTTAGAGAGAGTTAG
- the crcB gene encoding fluoride efflux transporter CrcB, with product MSSKFVLQIALGGALGALARFYISGLLPVYRDFPVGTLIVNSIASFLLGYISGLMFFGYDISPKTRVFFGIGFCGSLSTFSTFSYETFVLLREGEYLKASLNVFSNVSLTLLLVFLGFMLARR from the coding sequence ATGAGCAGCAAATTTGTGCTTCAGATTGCCCTTGGGGGAGCATTGGGAGCACTTGCTCGATTTTACATCTCTGGACTTCTGCCAGTATACAGAGATTTTCCAGTAGGAACACTAATCGTGAACAGTATAGCAAGTTTTCTGCTCGGCTATATTTCAGGGCTTATGTTCTTTGGTTATGATATTTCACCCAAGACAAGGGTGTTTTTTGGAATTGGGTTTTGCGGGTCTCTGAGTACATTTTCCACATTTTCATATGAAACGTTTGTTCTTCTGAGAGAAGGAGAATACTTAAAGGCATCTTTGAATGTCTTTTCAAACGTATCTCTCACGCTCCTCTTGGTATTTTTGGGATTTATGCTCGCAAGGAGGTGA
- a CDS encoding DUF6062 family protein, with protein sequence MAMDLIGIYLREAFQGTGCPICRIVEKYEREVIGHILYEHINSPSVREKFSESLGLCPYHAWKLKDIAYSNPLYGGLGVAIIYEHMLSIYLNALKDEKKIEDGKCYLCELTEVKEKHTVEATVDRMDKLIEDYRNSEAILCKKHFEEIEVKLRRKNPELAEELKKVQIGKLEKIKTLMHLFIEKFDYRATKAPTEQEASSVPKAIESLKGLPLQINFVKRQKQHSILRGVLLGNRD encoded by the coding sequence ATGGCTATGGATCTGATTGGAATATATCTCAGGGAAGCATTTCAAGGAACTGGATGTCCTATTTGCAGAATCGTTGAAAAGTACGAGAGAGAGGTAATCGGGCATATACTCTACGAACATATCAACAGTCCCAGTGTCCGAGAAAAGTTCTCGGAGAGTCTGGGATTATGTCCATATCATGCATGGAAGCTTAAAGACATTGCATACTCCAATCCCCTCTATGGTGGGCTTGGAGTTGCAATAATTTACGAACACATGCTTTCAATTTATCTCAATGCACTGAAGGATGAAAAGAAAATTGAAGATGGAAAATGCTACCTCTGCGAACTCACAGAAGTCAAAGAAAAGCATACAGTAGAGGCAACAGTGGATAGAATGGATAAGCTGATTGAAGACTACAGGAACTCTGAGGCAATCCTATGCAAGAAACACTTCGAAGAAATTGAAGTTAAGCTTAGAAGAAAAAACCCAGAGCTTGCAGAAGAACTTAAGAAAGTTCAAATTGGAAAGCTGGAAAAAATAAAAACCCTAATGCACCTGTTCATTGAGAAGTTTGATTACAGGGCAACCAAGGCACCAACCGAACAGGAAGCATCATCAGTTCCCAAGGCAATTGAAAGTCTTAAGGGGCTCCCCTTGCAGATAAATTTTGTGAAGAGGCAGAAGCAGCATTCAATTCTCAGAGGTGTTCTGCTTGGAAATAGAGATTAG
- a CDS encoding prenyltransferase/squalene oxidase repeat-containing protein, which translates to MGSKLNELARYVNLNAVINYISKRRHEDGGYCFVSMLNETNINDTYYAVKIYDLLNLEIPEKEKTIEFLNSSAQPHRATVALAMAGEALAILGAEDLAREKLEYIFAKYNPLKGQFSVGLGGSEEFGAATPLESTYWVMRLVSLLNYKITDDMKEKIRDFIEGFRKGNGYGVNQPTVTMTYQAIYSLNVLGYPVPKTRFFEECEVYGGFTEVPMSLPPYLEPTFYAIRALKLLGRKPRYIKEHIRFIRALQNPNGGFRRSLELGISNFQNTYRALRALNDLLSF; encoded by the coding sequence ATGGGCTCGAAGCTTAATGAACTTGCGAGATATGTGAATTTGAATGCTGTTATAAACTACATCTCAAAGAGGCGTCATGAAGATGGCGGTTACTGCTTCGTCTCAATGCTGAACGAGACAAATATAAATGACACATACTATGCCGTTAAAATCTATGACCTGCTCAATCTTGAAATTCCAGAGAAAGAAAAAACAATTGAATTTTTAAATAGCTCTGCTCAGCCGCACAGGGCTACAGTTGCTTTAGCAATGGCCGGCGAAGCACTCGCAATTCTTGGCGCTGAAGATTTGGCGAGAGAAAAGCTTGAATACATATTTGCGAAATACAATCCCTTGAAGGGACAGTTCTCCGTTGGGTTAGGTGGAAGTGAGGAATTTGGAGCAGCAACTCCATTAGAATCAACCTATTGGGTCATGAGGCTTGTTTCACTGCTGAACTATAAAATCACAGATGATATGAAAGAAAAGATTAGGGATTTCATAGAAGGTTTTAGAAAAGGAAACGGCTACGGAGTGAACCAGCCAACTGTCACAATGACGTATCAAGCCATATATTCCCTCAATGTTCTTGGATATCCAGTACCAAAAACAAGGTTTTTTGAAGAATGTGAAGTTTACGGAGGATTCACAGAAGTCCCAATGTCCCTGCCTCCATACCTCGAACCAACGTTTTATGCCATAAGAGCATTGAAGCTCCTTGGAAGAAAGCCAAGATACATAAAGGAGCACATAAGATTCATCAGAGCACTGCAGAATCCCAATGGTGGATTCAGACGATCCCTTGAGCTTGGAATTTCAAACTTCCAGAACACGTACAGAGCTTTGAGAGCCCTAAATGATCTGCTCAGCTTCTGA